A genomic region of Alicyclobacillus sp. SO9 contains the following coding sequences:
- the yidD gene encoding membrane protein insertion efficiency factor YidD: protein MFRAIVLGLIRGYQLIISPILPGRCRFYPTCSEYTLEAVKTYGVLRGGWLGTRRIVKCGPWHPGGYDPVAPKEK from the coding sequence ATGTTTCGAGCGATTGTATTGGGTTTGATCCGTGGTTACCAACTGATAATTTCCCCAATTCTACCTGGGCGCTGTCGTTTCTATCCAACGTGCTCTGAGTACACTCTGGAAGCTGTAAAAACTTATGGGGTTTTGCGCGGCGGCTGGCTTGGTACCCGTCGTATTGTGAAGTGCGGTCCATGGCATCCTGGGGGATACGATCCCGTAGCTCCCAAAGAGAAGTAG